Sequence from the Cucumis sativus cultivar 9930 chromosome 1, Cucumber_9930_V3, whole genome shotgun sequence genome:
AACTTCCACCATTTTTATTTcgaaaggagaacaagtgtggGTACTTGGCATTGAAAGGTTACCACCCTTAAAAGATCAGAGGTAATATAAGTCTTATAAGTAACAACTGCTAGATAGCTATCGCTTAATGAAGCTTTGTCATTTTCTTGAGAGGCGAGCAAGTGTGGGGTTTAAGCCACTAAGAGGTGCTTGCCTCAATCAAAAGCTAATTAATTGATATCTAACGTATCACAGCTTATTGCAAAGTTTAATCTCTTATAATCTGAAGAATTTCCTTCATGTTTCCTTAACACAAGTTAGTACATTACCCCATCTTTCCACCATTCTTACCACATTTATATAATCTCTAGTATAGATAGTAGACTTAGCTTAAACATACATTTACTTTACActgtataattattttataccgCCTAGAAGAAGCAATAGACCTTATAACTAagttttgatatcaattcccTATGTTCGACCATAGGTTATCCAGTGAGTCTATTGTTTCGCTTACACTTGgacaagaaataagaaaacttgtactcgACAAAGATTTAGTAATTACACAAGGACCAGAGACATAGTGAACATCTCGCAGACAATGACCATGACTTGCCGAGTAGAGGATTTTGCAGTGTAAACCTAGCTTACATATTTTAATCGTGCAAACCCATGCAAGGAGACTATACATGAAACAAACACTAGAATTCCCGAAACTAAATCCACTCACAactgaataataataaattaaaaacaataatttatatgaaatGTGACCCacttgacagtttttttcGCACATAGAGGACTTCATTtgggattttttaaaaaaaatgtgtttttaaaaagtatttacaaaaatagggTAGTTGGGAaagtaatttcaaaaataggtgactgaagtcgtgtacggggtacacgacttcaaTAAATCCCAATGGTGTCGTGGATCGGGCCTACGATATCTGAGTGGAGTCGTGGACCCGGCCCACGTTTTCTGACTAGAGTCGTGTACCGGGTACACGACTCCCATACAGCTGGCACATTTTACGGCGTAGTGGTTGAAGTCGTGTACAgggtacacgacttcagtACAGTCAGTCAACGGTCAACAGTCCAGTCAACCATAGGGTTCACGGGTGGACGTAGGCTTTAGGGGGTGTAGCCACGTGTCGCACATGCAGGAAatcgtgtaccccgtacacgacttcgactattttaaaaaccctaaaaacccTTCATTCTagcttcattttcatttgaacaCTCATGAAATTTGAATCCAGCTGTGAATAAAATTAGGgttctcaaataaaaataataaataataaaaataataaaaataataatcatcatcataataataataagaataaaaataaaaataataaaaataaacatctttattgtttgaatttagttatattatttgaatttagttatattcTTATTTAATGCACCACCTAAACTTATTTAATGAaccctaataataataataaataataataattattattattattattattgttattattattattatttgaaaatatagttattaataaaaacctaaaaaaaaaaccaaagccaaatcatatttaactaaataaaaattcaagagTAAACTCTTCATTACTGTGTACACTTTATTGTGTACATTACattactaataaaataaatatatacattaaactgATTATCGTTTTCATATTTAACAGCTAATTAAATATGTCGTTGCGACCTGAAGATTTAGTTATTCTTGAATCTAGTAATGATGGAGATAGTGATATAGATGTAGAAGTCGATGAACTATTTggtaatgaagaaaatatagagGAAGAGAATGAAATGATCCCGTCCGATATATTTACACAAATAGATTGGGACATTGCGAATTCTGTTTGTGAACAAGGCTCTACATTGGCAGATAGAAATGTATTTGTTGACACATCTTGTTTAATACAGAAGAGAATGATCTTTGACTCTAAGGAAGATCTTCTGTTGGCTGTTAAGAGGTATTGTGTGACACAACCCTATGAAATTGTTGTAGTCGAATCAAACCAACATTTGTGGAATATTCGATGCAAACAATGGAGTAATGGCTGCAACTGGAGGTTACGTGCTACGAAGCGTAAGAGCCAccaaattgtttaaaataactaaGCTCCAAGGAGAGCACTCGTGTCTGTACTCAAATTTAATACAAGATCACTCACAGCTAAATTTAACACAAGATCACTCACAAATCATATAATGAGCTTCCATACTGGTTGAGTGTCGTTGTACATTATAATCCGGGAACTCGAGTTGAttggttttttcttccatCCGATGTACCAGGTACAACCATTTTTGGAAGGGTTTTCTGGTCATTTGGTCCTGCAATAGAAGGGTTCAAGTATTGTAGACCATTAATTCAGATCGACGGAACCCATTTGTATGGAAAGTATAAGGGAAAAATGTTAACTGCCTTATCGATTGATGCAAATGGTCATATATTTCCTCTTGCATTTGCTATAGTGGAAGGGGAAAACACGTCTAGTTGGTCATGGTTTCTTCATGCACTTCGCGAATACGTTACTGATCGATATGATATTTGCTTGATCTCTAACAGACATAGGGGCATTCTTTCTACCATTAACAATGAAAAGGTAGGTTGGAGTGAACCTCGAGCTGTCCATCGATATTGTGTTCGTCATGTTGCTAGCAActtcaatgaaaaatataaatcgaAGCAACTGAAAGACTTGGTGTTTAGGGCAGGTAATCAACACCAAAGGcgcaaatttataaaaataatgaaagaactACAACGATTGAACCCAGAGTGTCTTGAGTTTTTTGAAGATTTGACGTGGAAAAATGGACTCAGTCCTATGACAATGGATCTCGATATGGGTGGACGATAAGCAATGCAACTGAATGTATGAACGGTGTATTTAAAGGAGCTTGAATGTTACCCATCACTTCTTTGGTTAGACTAACATTTTATCGCACAATCCTTTATTTCGAACGTCGGCGAGCTGAGATAAGTGAAGCACTCGATCGTGGTGATATTTATACGGAATATGCGATAAGAAAGCTTACGAAGTGGGAAAAACGAGCTTCTGCACATTCAGTAACATCATTGATAGAGAAACCCAGACGTTTGAGGTTCACACGGGTATGAGTATGATTTCTCCATACAAAGGCCAACACACACAGGTAGTAAGTTTGATGGAAGGGACATGTTCTTGCAATAAGTGGCAGTCGTTTAAGATTCCGTGGTTCGCATGTAATTGCAGTTTGTAATTACATGCACTTGACATACATACCATACATTGATGAATGCTACTTGTTGTCGACATTCAAACGTTGTTATGACGGTCGCTTCCATCCAATCCAACACTCAGATTATTGGCCAGAGATATCATTCACTGAAGTTCGCCCCAATGCAGACTTACTTGAAGGACTCGGTCGACCAAGAACTACAAGGATCCAAAATGAAATGGATTGGAAAGAGTCTAGTCAATCAATCAGATGCACGGTCTGTAAAGTAGAAGGACATAATAGACGTACTTGTCTTCAAcgtgcttcttcttcttcaagacACTgatatgtaattattttagggtttgatGTAATTATTAATGCATGACTTCTATGTAATTGTTTGATGTATATCTTAGTCTTTGATGAatactttaattataatttattgatatgtaaaattaacaacttaaatttataatattgtaatCATGTAATGGAATTTGGGTCAATTGATCCTCATAGTATTTCGATATTTTTTAGGTTATTTGCATAATGGAACCTGGGCCGTGTGATCCTACACAGCTATATCTACAATCATCCCATCGTTCAAAGTCTATATGAGAGGCCTCCTCCACAGTTGTTTTGAGTTGTCGACGAAGAGAGGCAGCATCTCAGCGCACGATCCCATTCGATCAGCGAATTGTACCATATTTAGAGGCTGCTGGATTTCTAGGGGCTTCCCAGATAGGATTTATGCAGTTGGACTGGCATTTGATTGCTGCTATGGTCGAGCGTTGGAGACCAGAGACCCACACATTTCATATGCCTTGTGGGGAATGCACGATCACCCTACAGGATGTTGCAGTTCAGTTAGGGTTACCTGTGGATGGTGAGCCTGTGGTAGGGTCGTTATTATATGACTGGAAGGTACTCTGTGAGGATTACTTGGGAGTTCGTCCACCTGAAATGAAAGGTCAACGGTTGAGCCTTCCTTGGTTGGCAGAACAATTCACAGAATTGCCACTGGATGCTGATGTAGTGAGCGTTCAAAGGTACGCTCGTGCATACATTATGCAGTTAATTGGAGGCTTTCTATTTGCAGACAAATCAAACACCTTGGTCCACTGTATGTTCCTCTcgcttttaattaattttgaccaGGCTAGTACGTATGCTTGGAGCGCTGCATGCCTCACATGGTTGTATAGGGAATTGTGTCTAGCGAGTAATGCACGATCTTTAGAGATTGCTGGCCCATTAATATTGTTGCAAGTATGGGCGTATGACAGATTTCCTATTCTGGCACCACAAGTACCAGTTGAGGTGTCAGTTGGTCGACCTTTGAGTTTCaggtattttatatatatatattatatattatttttttagtaaaatttgcAGGGTTTATAACTTATTAATGATTCATTTCTCACATTAGATGGAGCAGCGTTATACCACTGTCAGAACTATCAGCAAATATGTTGATCACCTATCGAATGTTTTTTGATCGGCTGATCAACTCTCAagtagtaaaatattataccGATATTGCGTAGAcatgtttttttgttgcttCCTTATGTTCGTTTTTTCTAACATATTAATTGGACACCATACACGTCCCACATTATGACATTGCTTCCACATCAATGTTATAACGGTCAAGCGATGTGGACATATGTGGGTCCTATGATTTGCTTTCATCTCGTTGAGAAGCATCAAACAGATCGTGTATTGCGACAGTTCCATATGCTACAAATGCCACCAGAGTTTTGCTCCACAGATCAGGGCCTACaccaaattgatttaagaggCAAGCACGATCAAGATTGGAGTAGGATTCATGTAGAGCATATAGCAATGTGGCATTCACGAAATAATTTTTGTGTCGAAGCAGAAGCAACACAGAAGCCGATAGTATGAGATAACTACTTTTCCTGGTACACGTCGATTACCCGACGCTTCATGACACCTGATGGCGCTTACTGTTATCGCATggtaatagttttaatatgatttataaatttaatacaagcATGAACATTTTTAATACAGCGGACTCGACGTTTAAATGTTGTCGACACAGATCGTAGACGCATTCGACGGCGACGACGACGACAAGGCGATGATGTCGTAGAgggagatgaagaagattcttaagttgtataatttgagtgtttttaaattttgctagaACTTATTCaagttgtataaataaaaaattagactttttaaaattaattataaattagtaGGAGTAttcttaataatatcaatatataatatatttttttaaaaaaatagagaaccaagtattaaaaaaaacgttcaaaatattttttcttcatctatCTTAAGCCACAagatttctttaataaattaacaaaaattcttATAAGATATTACTAATGATGTGTTTTAgctttggttttttgttttaccaCTTaccataatcaaaattttatttatttattttttaatttgtttaccATAATAAACATAGATTACCAAAAATttggacatttaaacaaaaactaaaattttcacatattcaaagttgaacatttaaacaaaaacataaatttccaactaccctaattttgaaaatattttttaaaaacacattattttaaaacaaaaattgtctTTCACATATGTTTTTACCCTAAAAAtagttaatcttttaaaatataataatttttttaaaaaattatttaggaagtcgtgtaccccaCGTGAGTCAAACTTGTCTcgttcaatttcaaaaaatgttatgaCAGTACATTCTGGAAGTCGTACACGACTTCGTCCAATTTAAAAAAgcacctattttttaaaatagttttagaaacaaccttattcttataatttctttcccaattatttctaaaaaaaatcccttacaccaaaatagttttgaaaacaacaccatttttttcaattttttttctaaaactatcCCTTTTTTTCCAAATCATATTCAACTGCTTGATCATCCCCTAATATCCATCgattcatcatcatcatcttcaatcCAAACCCAAATACGTCACAAACTTCAATCTCACTTTCCCTCTACATAAAGTCGTCTTTCTCGAAGAtctcaaaccaaatttcactGCAAATTTCAtgcatttttcttctatatcTTCCATCATCAAGATAACGGGAAGAGGGAAATTGGAACACCTAACATGTTGACTTTGGAAGGAGATGTTTACTTCGGCACTGATGATTTCTTATTAGATCCAAGTTTAAGCGCGAATGAAGATGAGGAATCGAGCGAGCTGTTCGAGATTGAGCTAGGGATTGAGGTGCGATCCAATTGTAAACTGGAGGATGATTGCGGGGAAAGTTGGTTCTCCTTTGATTTCCGCAAATCAAACCATTGCGTTTACGTTGGGATTAGCGATAACTTCGATTCGAGTTTGGACGCCTTGCAATGGACTCTCCATTTCGCTGTTTTATCCTCCACTATCGTTTATCTCTTTCGTGTCTTCCCCGAGATTCGCTTCATTCCCAGCCCATGTAtgtcctctctctctctctgcaACATAATTCTTTCAGAGTTGAAATAGCTTGatgcaaataaaaaacaaaaggtgtTTTTTATGCAATGTAAATAATCTGCAGAAAGATGTTCTATTTTGTTATCAACTGCAGAGAAGAACCAGTTTCAGCTAACTAAAATTTTTGCTTTCATGTTTTGTTATCAAGTGGGAATGCTTCCGAGGAGCCAGGTTAGTCCTAAGTGGAGAAGTTCAGGACTGAAGAGAGCAAAAAAGAGGGAGTTTCTTCAAAAGTTTGTTAATAAATGTTTGGCTGTTCAGGTATATATCATCAGCAGATTACATTCTATGCATTTCAGTTAGATTTTATGACCAAGTTCTTTACAATACAATTTCACTAACATTTTACAGGTCAGTGGGGAGGTTGTGATGATTGAAAGTGATATGGTGTCCAAGGCAATCCTTGATCTTATCGctcttttccaaataaaaaaactcatactAGGGAGCTCCAAACCCAggtctatctctctctctctctagacAAACTTACTGATCTTCAGTTCAAAACACAAATGTGCAAATGTCTTGTATCTCTGGGCTAAATTTCTGAATTTTGGaacctagaaaaaaaatggagatcTAAGAGAGGAAAAGGGATAGCCAGACATGTACTGCAAAATGCAGAAGAATTCAGTGATGTGAAAATCATATGTGAAGGAAAGGGATCCGCCAACACCTACCAAGCAATTGAGTCGCCATTGTCATCTTTGTCGTCACACACCACCTCCtctccaaatttaaacgacaAGAATATCCATTTCAAGAGAGTGGAGAATGAATATCCACGCAGTAGTTTCTTAAGTTGGAGGTGTTTTGGTGGTTAAACCCCATCTTCATGTCACTAATCTACTGATGACCTTACGTTAATAGACACCCTTGGATTCACTTCCCAGGGAACTATTCTCAAGCTTTAGATGACAAAAAGTACATACAATAACTTATGCAaagtgaaattgaaattgttgaCAGGCAAAAACAAGTACAATTCATCAACCCATCTATCAATAACTGAACTTCGATGTCACCATGAACAAGCAGAATGATTCAAACCCATCTTCTGAGAAGAGAGCACTTGTCGTGTGTACCATACtactaaaagaaatcaaactcCAGATAATTATCAGATGATTTGGAATCGGGGCCAGGTCTAGCCATTATAGCTTTTCCACTGACTGGAGGTGCTGGTGAGGGTATCCTCTCAATCTCAACAGGCTTTGGTACTTCTGGTGGTGAAGCGCAACGTATCAGTGCCCAGTTAACACCTTCAAAGAAAGGATGTTGTTTGATCTCAGTAGCCCCTCGTTTGTAAGCTAATCTATGCTGTGGTTCCTTGACAAGCAATCCCCTGATGAGATCCCTTGCAGCAAAACTGACAACTGGTGATTCAGGAAACCGCAAAGGCTGACCAACGACGTTGAACAACGTGGCTCGATTCCCAGATCCCTTAAAAGGAGTTTTACCAAACAACAGTTCATATAGGAAGATTCCAAAAGTCCACCAGTCAACAGCACTTCCATGACCTTCGCCTTTAATGATCTCTGGTGCCAAATATTCATGTGTACCAACAAATGACATTGACCTCGCCTCGGTAGGCTCTGCAATGAGCTCTGGCAAAGGCGTTACCTGATTTCCTATTTCAGTCTTGGGTTTTCTATCCTTCTTCGACTTGCTAGAGAAAAGTCGGGGAGTGAAGCATGTCGTGGGAACTACACAGGAGGGCTGGATGCAGGAAGGTTCAATACAAGCCGGTTGAACACAATAAGTTGAATTCTTTCTCAAAGGTTCAGACTCGGAACATGAGCCCTTCACCAATGTTGGACTAACTGCACATCTTAGTGAAAGATCGAAGTCTGAAAGCATTATATGTCCATCTTCCCTCACAAGAACATTCTCAGGCTTAAGGTCCCGGTATACAATCCCAAGCATATGAAGATACTCGAGTGCTAAGAGGACCTCTGCTACATAAAATCTGCATCAAAATGCCACAAGATTAATCAGTTTTATGTAGGGAAAGAAACACGATACAAAACATTTCCAGATGGGATAGCTACCACAGCTTCAATTGGAATTCACTTCTCATCCTACCATAGTTCAATTTGTAAGGTTAATCCTTACTTATATTGGCTACACAATCCACAGAAACGTGATGAAGCTTAATATTATCACAGTACCACATGATCTAACTAGAATTTGTCAGCAAAAATCTTAAccatgtatattttatttgcaAAAGTTAGaagttgaaagaaaggaaactAAAGTTGTATTAGTATTGTCAGTTTTAAACCCCTAATGATAACACTTGCATATCCTACTAAAACAAGTTCCACtcagaaaatgataaaaattatgCTACTTTTATGCATTGAACCATCATATGCAAGTACACAAAAGTAAAAGAGATATTGATGAAGTTTGAGAGCAACGAACATACTTCACTGCCTGTTCGGTAAAATGCTTCCCTGGCTGCCTCTGCCTTAGAGTGTGCAAGTCTCCCCCAGGGCAAAACTCCATCACTAAGCATGAAAATTTATCAGTCTCAAAATGAGTATATAATGTAGGAAGGAATGGATGATCAAGAGATTGCAATATTTCTCTTTCAGTCTGAGCTCGAAGCAACTTCTTTCGACTTGCTAGAGACCCTTTGTCCATGACCTTCATAGCAAAATAACATTTAGTACCACTCAACTCTGACAGGTAGACGCTTCCGATATCCCCACATCCCAGTCTTTTCAATAGTCTAAAATGACCTAATCCCAATATCCCGTCCCTTGCACGTACAGCTTGGATGGCCTCCCATCTCAAGTCATTTGCTTTGTGAGGCTTACTGATACTACTACTAAAGCTGCTACAAGTACTTTCGTCACTGATGTCGCTGCTTGTGCTTCCACGACACATGCTGCTCTTGCCACTCTCAACCATCTCAATGCGGTCACTAATTTTTGCACTTCCACTCGTCTTGGAAATACTGTTTGTTCCATCACTGACTTTGGCAGAAACTGAACTATCCTTCCCACTCCCACATTCTGATATTTTCTTCTTGGAATCTATAGAGTCCTCCGCTAAGCCCTGAGTCCCGTTAAGACCTTCTGTCTTAGCGTCAGACTTTGaggaattttctttaattatctGATTACAAGACTCAGTAGACTCTTTATGATTTAAACTTGAGGATTTGCTATTTGATGAATCAATCAAAGTAGACTGATTCAAGGATTTCTGTGTGTAGTTCAATACATCTCCAGAGACAACAGAACCAATTTTGTTTCCTAATGAAGTCTGTGAAGGTAAGGACTTTAGAACACTCACATCAGTCCCTTTAACGCCGGTAATCCCCGTAGGTTGCTTTGCAGAAGGTCTCAAATTCGACTTTGAGGCCATCAGGACTAACAAAGAACtcaattaaaacaaatcaGATTTGAGAAAATTCATTGATCAGCAGTTTTAGCACACATCCTATCTTTAAGTCTTCCATCAAAAGAAGTATATCCTGAAAACTGcaaaacaaataatgaaacGAACTATTAAAATCCATCACCCAATAACTTAAATTTACATCATCTcacacaaacaaacaaaataataataataataataataataataattaaacagcATTGTCATTTTATCAGTGTTCAAATGGATAGTAAAGAAATCCAACATGTTAACCAAGGATTTAGGaaatatatcaacaatattaAGACgtgaaaaaatatatcatgGTAACTAAATCCTTAGTTTCCATTGTTTGATCAGGAAGCTAAAACCACTCTCTTACTCCTATATTGACTatgaatagaagaaaattcCGTCCTGATGCTATTAGCTGAACTAAACAGACTGAAAATGAGTACTTCCAGAAGTAAAAGCCCCATTTGTAAAGCAAAAtcaagatgaaaattgaaCACACAAATAGAAAGAATGTGAGAGAGCAGAAATCAGAtatcataaaaaagaaggtaaagaaaaatatgaaaaaaaaaaaaaaagagaatcaaAGAGTAAGGCAACAGTAAATGAATCAAGAACCCTAGTCAATGGAAAGAGGAATCTCAGTAGAAATCAACCCATACTTTCCCAAGAACAATTGAGACCCATTTCAGAAAAAAGGGGGGAAACAGAGAAACCCCAGATCTTGAAAGGAAAACCTGAAGCTTGTTGAATGAAACCCCAGAAGAGAACAGATCCAACAGGGGAAAAGACAGAAGCCCAGATgcaaaaacaagaagaaaaagtagaaatgaAAGCAGTTAAAAAGGGAAATGAAAGTGGGGAAAAAGAATACCTAATTAGGAGGGAATGAAAAGGCAgagaagggaagggaagggaaggggAAGGATGTGGATTGAGATGGAGAAAGGAGAATGGAGAAAGGAGAAAGGAGAAAGGAGAAGGAGAGATGCAGtgttagaaagaaagaaggtaGGAAaaaggggagagagagagagaaaaagagagttgagaaaagagaaagaaggaagaaagaagggTCAAAGGTATAATAAAGCAAAGGCTTTTTCacaaatcaataatattttttccattGGTATTTTGTCCCCAAAACTAAAGGGGTCCGAATCACCAAACGACTCACGTCCAGCACCTGTCTCTCATGCCCCCAGCCCAAAAtcaacttcattttcatcCCATTATTTAATTCTAAATGGCTTcccaaaatattattttggtttgaaaaattatattaataatatattttgaataactatttatcaaattaatgcTAAGAGTCtaccattctttttttcttcgcccttctttttcccttttatttcCTTACTACCTTgtacttcaattttcttaatttaattggtttaattttttcaattttgatttaattaaaatgtgacATACTTTTCTGAGTTTGTTTCAATccttgttatttattttttaaaatttatttaaaacgtCTCTTAgtttctgtttttgtagtttaatttttttaattaattaaaatatgactTAGTTTCTATCTTTATACTTTAAcgttttctaatttaattaaaatgtgattTAGCTTTGTGACTTTGTTTTGGCACTtgtagtttaatattttttttaatttaattaaaaatatgactTAATTTTTGTCttgtagtttagtttttttcaatttaattagatgtGAATTAGTTAAATTGTGAGAAAGTTGTTTAAGGAAgggattttaaaatatcttaaattaatgactttgaatttttttaaaaattgaattaaaaaattggcGTGGTTTTAccttagattttaaaatacgttttaaataaaaattagttataaataaaaattattttaactaattcTTATCAATagttcttattttaattaattttatcttctaacattttaactattttttttaatttaatattaatttatttttctccgCCTAATGAAAAAATCTACGGCCATTCacgtttttttaataaaaaagttgattcaattttgttgtttttaaaacttattaaaaaacataggttctttatattttaaaattgactaaatttctttcaagttttttttcaatttactttTACGTTTGTTACTTGAcatgataaatttatataatttattattcgTGTATGCAACTTTATGCTA
This genomic interval carries:
- the LOC101215271 gene encoding uncharacterized protein LOC101215271, with protein sequence MLTLEGDVYFGTDDFLLDPSLSANEDEESSELFEIELGIEVRSNCKLEDDCGESWFSFDFRKSNHCVYVGISDNFDSSLDALQWTLHFAVLSSTIVYLFRVFPEIRFIPSPLGMLPRSQVSPKWRSSGLKRAKKREFLQKFVNKCLAVQVYIISRLHSMHFS
- the LOC101213662 gene encoding serine/threonine-protein kinase D6PK, coding for MASKSNLRPSAKQPTGITGVKGTDVSVLKSLPSQTSLGNKIGSVVSGDVLNYTQKSLNQSTLIDSSNSKSSSLNHKESTESCNQIIKENSSKSDAKTEGLNGTQGLAEDSIDSKKKISECGSGKDSSVSAKVSDGTNSISKTSGSAKISDRIEMVESGKSSMCRGSTSSDISDESTCSSFSSSISKPHKANDLRWEAIQAVRARDGILGLGHFRLLKRLGCGDIGSVYLSELSGTKCYFAMKVMDKGSLASRKKLLRAQTEREILQSLDHPFLPTLYTHFETDKFSCLVMEFCPGGDLHTLRQRQPGKHFTEQAVKFYVAEVLLALEYLHMLGIVYRDLKPENVLVREDGHIMLSDFDLSLRCAVSPTLVKGSCSESEPLRKNSTYCVQPACIEPSCIQPSCVVPTTCFTPRLFSSKSKKDRKPKTEIGNQVTPLPELIAEPTEARSMSFVGTHEYLAPEIIKGEGHGSAVDWWTFGIFLYELLFGKTPFKGSGNRATLFNVVGQPLRFPESPVVSFAARDLIRGLLVKEPQHRLAYKRGATEIKQHPFFEGVNWALIRCASPPEVPKPVEIERIPSPAPPVSGKAIMARPGPDSKSSDNYLEFDFF